The Trypanosoma brucei brucei TREU927 chromosome 9, whole genome shotgun sequence genome includes a window with the following:
- a CDS encoding variant surface glycoprotein, with the protein MQRLALALLVIIGPKLAAGENMVYGENRAEHAALCAFIRMADRAVAVPTVEPLDKDDYNYIQELNFTLSPAEWQAKFYKEAERKTVHDNADSAGIKDADEAEFWDDWKAAAEALKQGEDNQKVKQAVTPELTKTAKQLAAVQLAAIALEVKQLLKRYPNVNPEAAKYQSASPTAAIMAAALGQGDAKATNIDASKPFSATVSGNRQTVCEVKTSGVRPATALATLTCICHKDNGNPVTDGACTEKAEASTAWTSSATPPDSSDYQKLAKSCGAPPQEPITTTELEHAIATVRALIHTDGTNGYLGAFRGTDCSGASNSGMCIKFTGLVASPEKENELQWLTTIKTIATNLKHLEQAKAAAATAAISHSRALAAAMDKLSTKFSDSVETAINVRCETHNKSKTECLGAKCKWGGKKEDDGPCTPTEDQVAEQPARSTETEGAPKEGAAATGCARHGDDKTACENDKTGDKQNCAWRIGKDNEDDKEKEKFRSSSFLLNKQLALSMVAEFVSLIASQNLKIIRVLLIFMKIMNIS; encoded by the coding sequence ATGCAGCGTCTAGCATTAGCGCTACTTGTTATTATCGGACCAAAACTGGCAGCCGGCGAAAACATGGTGTATGGAGAAAACAGAGCTGAACACGCAGCGCTTTGTGCTTTCATACGAATGGCAGACCGCGCCGTCGCAGTCCCAACCGTTGAGCCGCTCGACAAGGACGACTATAATTACATACAGGAGCTTAATTTCACTCTTTCACCAGCCGAATGGCAGGCAAAATTCTACAAAGAGGCAGAGCGCAAAACAGTGCACGACAACGCTGACTCTGCCGGTATAAAAGACGCAGATGAAGCTGAGTTTTGGGATGACTGGAAAGCAGCAGCCGAAGCACTGAAACAAGGCGAAGACAACCAGAAGGTCAAACAGGCTGTGACTCCAGAACTGACAAAAACGGCAAAGCAGCTGGCGGCCGTCCAGCTAGCAGCAATAGCGCTAGAAGTGAAGCAGTTACTAAAGAGGTACCCAAATGTAAACCCAGAAGCAGCTAAATATCAATCGGCTTCGCCTACAGCAGCCATAATGGCAGCAGCGCTAGGGCAAGGAGATGCGAAAGCAACCAACATAGACGCAAGCAAGCCGTTTTCAGCCACGGTGTCAGGAAACCGGCAAACCGTGTGCGAAGTCAAAACAAGCGGCGTGCGACCAGCGACGGCACTGGCGACACTAACATGCATCTGCCACAAGGACAACGGCAACCCGGTAACAGACGGCGCTTGCACCGAAAAAGCCGAAGCAAGCACGGCTTGGACATCATCGGCAACACCACCGGATAGCAGCGACTACCAGAAACTAGCAAAATCGTGCGGCGCGCCACCGCAAGAACCAATAACGACAACCGAACTTGAACACGCGATAGCCACCGTCAGGGCGCTGATCCATACGGACGGGACAAACGGCTACCTAGGGGCATTCAGAGGCACTGACTGCAGTGGGGCGTCCAACAGCGGCATGTGCATCAAATTCACAGGGCTAGTAGCAAGCccggaaaaagaaaacgaactTCAGTGgctaacaacaataaaaacaatagcaaCCAATCTAAAACACCTCGAGCAAGCCAAAGCTGCAGCCGCCACAGCGGCAATTAGCCATTCCAGAGCTTTGGCAGCAGCAATGGATAAGCTGTCGACAAAATTCAGTGATTCGGTGGAAACAGCCATCAACGTTCGATGCGAGACACACAACAAGTCCAAGACGGAATGCCTAGGAGCTAAATGTAAATGGGGTGGCAAAAAGGAGGATGACGGTCCATGCACTCCAACCGAAGACCAAGTTGCAGAACAACCAGCCCGATCAACCGAAACAGAAGGTGCACCAAAAGAGGGGGCAGCTGCAACTGGATGTGCAAGACACGGAGATGACAAGACGGCctgtgaaaatgacaaaacaggcgataagcaaaattgtgcatggagAATAGGcaaagataatgaagatgacaaggagaaagaaaaattccGCTCTTCCAGCTTCCTCCTAAACAAACAATTGGCTCTGAGTATGGTTGCTGAATTTGTGAGTTTAATAGCATCTCAAAATCTTAAAATTATAAGAGTTTTGCTcatttttatgaaaattatgaaTATTAGTTAG
- a CDS encoding hypothetical protein (GPI-Anchor Signal predicted for Tb09.v1.0970 by DGPI v2.04 with cleavage site probability 0.20879999 near 131), which translates to MTCRSSHTFHMKNSYEGSLRAIEPYAVCVSAPLSDRSLSSHLLEYRARFLFLSFLSWSSSFVCDESELVITLFMVQGINPYLVVVYSCVIDPWGLLTSLSESASSTLTHLWRVSHVLLQKPLFHLSKTQSCGSLSYLFLFSPPVFFFACNLVISFVTFLIFIGFGSE; encoded by the coding sequence ATGACATGTAGGAGTTCTCACACCTTCCACATGAAAAATTCCTACGAGGGTTCTCTGCGTGCCATTGAGCCTTATGCCGTTTGTGTTTCGGCTCCTCTCTCTGATCGCTCATTGTCTTCTCATCTGCTGGAATATCGTGCTCggttcctctttctctctttcttgtcGTGGAGCTCAAGTTTTGTGTGTGACGAGTCTGAGTTGGTGATTACTCTATTTATGGTGCAGGGAATCAATCCATATTTGGTAGTGGTTTATAGTTGTGTAATTGATCCATGGGGATTGTTAACCTCACTTTCTGAGTCAGCTTCATCAACGCTCACGCACTTGTGGCGTGTTAGCCATGTCTTGCTTCAGAAACCcctctttcatttgtcgAAAACACAAAGTTGTGGCTCATTgtcatatttatttttgttctctccaccagtatttttctttgcttgcaACCTTGTTATCTCCTTCGTTacttttcttatatttatcGGCTTTGGATCTGAATGA